In the genome of Apodemus sylvaticus chromosome 2, mApoSyl1.1, whole genome shotgun sequence, one region contains:
- the C2H2orf81 gene encoding uncharacterized protein C2orf81 homolog, with amino-acid sequence MSHEGSRQARDRGVTRSKAEKARPPTQPVPQVDIVPGRLNEAEWIAFMSLEEGEDVVGDILADLVTRVMDCAFKVYLTHQCVPFTISQAREAMLQITEWRFLARDEGESSVAEDPTWGEDEEPLACTTDAWAQGSVPVLHTPAPVGVEEHFHHDEPGNPDQFLLGSSWLDRGSQEPTQSSEPSAEPRVTPRPTPTLVFEEAEPEDALEVPHRQEGSHILAVSSKESLRPPPRVESVHSPQSSLKLPQAVGVRASEGKGSFGSQLSLEDLYLCVPQPDAAGDRRNLKSKSQVSSLSVRSVSPLGALTPDEPSRFLQLESLEAPSSHRSSTLRLDPARLPRHWVRPVAEVLIPDLEVRPLEIYRGRPRKTPAGAGTSASESQALSSRAHSKLHVSTPRFPLQRCATFRALGPDPTLNLAQTSPSFGSNMPFLSPGFRFLARNPIPPDVASTPSPKLWPLARWPSGWEREAEQLGELWAGRTRVPPQGQEPVEDTPMEEDPGWPLVAPQVLEATSQVLWKPMVISETMKLVPGVSMWNRGTQELLNPAAIQEEAEEGTPQAPEQQPIQTGVSKPQVIMKQLRNETPKAWLLPTKPLPHSGS; translated from the exons ATGTCACACGAAGGCTCG AGGCAGGCGCGAGACCGTGGGGTGACCCGATCCAAGGCAGAAAAGGCCCGGCCACCCACCCAGCCGGTGCCGCAGGTGGACATCGTGCCTGGGCGGCTCAATGAGGCAGAATGGATTGCGTTTATGTCCCTGGAGGAGGGCGAGGATGTAGTGGGTGACATCTTGGCCGACCTTGTGACTCGAGTTATGGACTGTGCCTTCAAAGTCTATCTGACCCATCAG TGCGTTCCGTTCACCATTAGCCAGGCCCGAGAGGCCATGCTGCAGATCACGGAGTGGCGCTTCCTGGCCCGAGATGAGGGAGAATCTTCAGTGGCTGAGGACCCCACGTGGGGCGAGGATGAGGAGCCCCTGGCATGCACCACGGACGCCTGGGCCCAGGGCTCTGTGCCTGTACTGCACACGCCGGCGCCCGTTGGTGTAGAGGAGCACTTCCACCACGAT GAACCTGGGAACCCGGACCAGTTCCTTTTAGGTTCATCGTGGTTGGACAGAGGGTCCCAGGAGCCGACACAATCTTCAGAACCTTCTGCCGAGCCCAGAGTCACCCCGAGACCCACGCCCACCTTGGTGTTTGAGGAAGCTGAGCCCGAGGATGCCTTGGAAGTACCCCACCGTCAAGAGGGAAGCCATATCTTGGCTGTGTCCTCGAAGGAGTCTTTACGACCTCCGCCGAGAGTCGAGAGCGTCCACAGCCCCCAGTCGTCTCTGAAGCTGCCCCAAGCAGTCGGTGTGCGGGCCTCTGAGGGGAAGGGGTCCTTCGGCTCGCAGCTGTCGCTCGAGGACCTTTACCTCTGCGTTCCCCAGCCCGACGCGGCGGGGGACCGGCGGAACTTGAAGAGCAAGAGCCAGGTCTCCAGCCTCTCGGTACGGTCGGTGTCCCCGCTCGGTGCACTCACCCCGGACGAGCCCTCCCGGTTCCTGCAGCTCGAGAGCCTGGAAGCGCCGTCAAGCCACAGGTCGTCCACGTTGCGCCTGGATCCCGCGCGGCTGCCCCGCCACTGGGTGCGCCCCGTGGCCGAGGTCCTGATCCCAGACCTCGAAGTGCGCCCTTTGGAAATATATCGCGGGCGCCCGCGGAAGACCCCAGCTGGGGCCGGAACCTCAGCAAGCGAGTCCCAAGCCCTCAGCTCGCGTGCGCACTCCAAACTCCACGTCTCTACCCCAAGGTTCCCTCTCCAGCGGTGTGCTACATTCCGTGCTTTGGGCCCCGATCCCACTTTAAACTTGGCCCAAACCTCACCGTCTTTTGGGTCAAACATGCCATTCCTCAGCCCCGGGTTCCGCTTCCTTGCTAGGAACCCAATCCCTCCCGACGTCGCCAGCACCCCTAGCCCCAAACTATGGCCCCTAGCTAGGTGGCCAAGTGGCTGGGAGCGggaggcagagcagctgggagagCTATGGGCGGGCCGGACTCGCGTGCCTCCACAGGGCCAGGAACCTGTGGAGGACACCCCCATGGAGGAGGACCCTGGATGGCCCCTAGTGGCGCCCCAGGTCCTCGAGGCTACGTCCCAGGTGTTGTGGAAGCCCATGGTTATTTCAGAAACCATGAAGCTGGTTCCTGGTGTGAGTATGTGGAACCGGGGCACCCAGGAGCTGCTCAACCCTGCTGCCATCCAGGAGGAGGCTGAAGAAGGCACACCTCAGGCGCCTGAGCAGCAACCCATCCAGACAGGTGTGTCCAAGCCTCAGGTGATAATGAAACAGCTAAGGAACGAGACCCCCAAAGCCTGGCTGCTCCCCACCAAGCCTCTGCCCCACTCTGGGTCCTGA
- the Wdr54 gene encoding WD repeat-containing protein 54 isoform X1 gives MVAEDLEGAEDCGVRMFRRERPIPLRSSAAALSNNLSVLQLPARDLTHFGVVHGPSAQLLSAAPEGLPLAQRQLHVKEGAGVSPPLITQVHWCVLPFRVLLVLTSHRGIQMYESDGSVMVYWHALDSGDASSSVQAMFARGIAASVHFICVGTWSGRVLVFDIPAKGPNIVLSEELAGHQTPITDIATERAQGQDGVADMVTADDSGVLCVWRSGPEFTLLTRIPGFGVPCPSVQLWQGIVAAGYGNGQVRLYDASTGALHIQINAHARTVSALDLAPEVGKLLSAAEDTFVHIWKLNRNPESGSIEVEHCHGECVSDTQVCGARFCDPSGSSFAVTGYDLAEILRFGSV, from the exons ATGGTGGCGGAGGATTTGGAGGGAGCTGAGGACTGCGGCGTAAG GATGTTCCGCCGCGAGCGCCCCATCCCACTCCGCAGCTCTGCCGCCGCCCTGTCCAACAACCTCAGTGTACTGCAGCTTCCAGCCCGGGATCTCACGCATTTTGGGGTGGTTCATGGACCGAGCGCTCAGCTTCTCAGTGCTGCTCCGGAGGGTTTGCCCTTGGCCCAGCGCCAGCTCCACGTTAAAGAGGGCGCTGGAGTGAGTCCCCCACTTATCACTCAG GTCCACTGGTGTGTCCTCCCCTTCAGAGTACTGCTGGTCCTCACCTCGCATCGAGGGATACAG ATGTACGAATCTGATGGCTCCGTCATGGTTTATTGGCATGCCTTGGACTCAGGAGATGCTTCTTCTTCAG TACAGGCTATGTTTGCTCGGGGAATTGCGGCCAGCGTCCACTTCATCTGTGTGG GTACGTGGTCTGGTCGGGTACTGGTCTTTGATATCCCTGCTAAGGGTCCCAACATTGTACTCAGCGAGGAGCTGGCTGGGCACCAGACACCAATCACAGATATTGCCACTGAGCGCGCCCAGGGACAG GATGGTGTTGCTGACATGGTGACAGCAGATGACTCGGGCGTCCTGTGTGTCTGGAggtcaggacctgagttcacctTACTGACCCGAATACCAGGATTTGG GGTCCCATGCCCCTCTGTGCAGCTGTGGCAGGGGATCGTGGCAGCAGGGTATGGAAATGGACAGGTGCGTCTGTATGACGCCAGCACAGGAGCCCTCCACATCCAGATCAATGCCCACGCCCGGACTGTTTCTGCCCTGGACCTGGCTCCAGAGGTGGGCAAG CTACTGTCTGCAGCTGAGGACACCTTTGTGCACATCTGGAAGCTGAACAGAAACCCAGAGAGTGGCTCTATTGAG GTGGAACACTGCCACGGAGAATGTGTTTCTGACACCCAGGTGTGTGGCGCTCGGTTCTGTGACCCATCGGGCAGCTCCTTTGCTGTGACAGGTTATGACCTTGCTGAGATCCTGAGATTTGGCAGTGTCTGA
- the Wdr54 gene encoding WD repeat-containing protein 54 isoform X3: protein MVAEDLEGAEDCGVRMFRRERPIPLRSSAAALSNNLSVLQLPARDLTHFGVVHGPSAQLLSAAPEGLPLAQRQLHVKEGAGVSPPLITQVHWCVLPFRVLLVLTSHRGIQMYESDGSVMVYWHALDSGDASSSVQAMFARGIAASVHFICVGTWSGRVLVFDIPAKGPNIVLSEELAGHQTPITDIATERAQGQDGVADMVTADDSGVLCVWRVPCPSVQLWQGIVAAGYGNGQVRLYDASTGALHIQINAHARTVSALDLAPEVGKLLSAAEDTFVHIWKLNRNPESGSIEVEHCHGECVSDTQVCGARFCDPSGSSFAVTGYDLAEILRFGSV, encoded by the exons ATGGTGGCGGAGGATTTGGAGGGAGCTGAGGACTGCGGCGTAAG GATGTTCCGCCGCGAGCGCCCCATCCCACTCCGCAGCTCTGCCGCCGCCCTGTCCAACAACCTCAGTGTACTGCAGCTTCCAGCCCGGGATCTCACGCATTTTGGGGTGGTTCATGGACCGAGCGCTCAGCTTCTCAGTGCTGCTCCGGAGGGTTTGCCCTTGGCCCAGCGCCAGCTCCACGTTAAAGAGGGCGCTGGAGTGAGTCCCCCACTTATCACTCAG GTCCACTGGTGTGTCCTCCCCTTCAGAGTACTGCTGGTCCTCACCTCGCATCGAGGGATACAG ATGTACGAATCTGATGGCTCCGTCATGGTTTATTGGCATGCCTTGGACTCAGGAGATGCTTCTTCTTCAG TACAGGCTATGTTTGCTCGGGGAATTGCGGCCAGCGTCCACTTCATCTGTGTGG GTACGTGGTCTGGTCGGGTACTGGTCTTTGATATCCCTGCTAAGGGTCCCAACATTGTACTCAGCGAGGAGCTGGCTGGGCACCAGACACCAATCACAGATATTGCCACTGAGCGCGCCCAGGGACAG GATGGTGTTGCTGACATGGTGACAGCAGATGACTCGGGCGTCCTGTGTGTCTGGAg GGTCCCATGCCCCTCTGTGCAGCTGTGGCAGGGGATCGTGGCAGCAGGGTATGGAAATGGACAGGTGCGTCTGTATGACGCCAGCACAGGAGCCCTCCACATCCAGATCAATGCCCACGCCCGGACTGTTTCTGCCCTGGACCTGGCTCCAGAGGTGGGCAAG CTACTGTCTGCAGCTGAGGACACCTTTGTGCACATCTGGAAGCTGAACAGAAACCCAGAGAGTGGCTCTATTGAG GTGGAACACTGCCACGGAGAATGTGTTTCTGACACCCAGGTGTGTGGCGCTCGGTTCTGTGACCCATCGGGCAGCTCCTTTGCTGTGACAGGTTATGACCTTGCTGAGATCCTGAGATTTGGCAGTGTCTGA
- the Wdr54 gene encoding WD repeat-containing protein 54 isoform X2: MFRRERPIPLRSSAAALSNNLSVLQLPARDLTHFGVVHGPSAQLLSAAPEGLPLAQRQLHVKEGAGVSPPLITQVHWCVLPFRVLLVLTSHRGIQMYESDGSVMVYWHALDSGDASSSVQAMFARGIAASVHFICVGTWSGRVLVFDIPAKGPNIVLSEELAGHQTPITDIATERAQGQDGVADMVTADDSGVLCVWRSGPEFTLLTRIPGFGVPCPSVQLWQGIVAAGYGNGQVRLYDASTGALHIQINAHARTVSALDLAPEVGKLLSAAEDTFVHIWKLNRNPESGSIEVEHCHGECVSDTQVCGARFCDPSGSSFAVTGYDLAEILRFGSV, translated from the exons ATGTTCCGCCGCGAGCGCCCCATCCCACTCCGCAGCTCTGCCGCCGCCCTGTCCAACAACCTCAGTGTACTGCAGCTTCCAGCCCGGGATCTCACGCATTTTGGGGTGGTTCATGGACCGAGCGCTCAGCTTCTCAGTGCTGCTCCGGAGGGTTTGCCCTTGGCCCAGCGCCAGCTCCACGTTAAAGAGGGCGCTGGAGTGAGTCCCCCACTTATCACTCAG GTCCACTGGTGTGTCCTCCCCTTCAGAGTACTGCTGGTCCTCACCTCGCATCGAGGGATACAG ATGTACGAATCTGATGGCTCCGTCATGGTTTATTGGCATGCCTTGGACTCAGGAGATGCTTCTTCTTCAG TACAGGCTATGTTTGCTCGGGGAATTGCGGCCAGCGTCCACTTCATCTGTGTGG GTACGTGGTCTGGTCGGGTACTGGTCTTTGATATCCCTGCTAAGGGTCCCAACATTGTACTCAGCGAGGAGCTGGCTGGGCACCAGACACCAATCACAGATATTGCCACTGAGCGCGCCCAGGGACAG GATGGTGTTGCTGACATGGTGACAGCAGATGACTCGGGCGTCCTGTGTGTCTGGAggtcaggacctgagttcacctTACTGACCCGAATACCAGGATTTGG GGTCCCATGCCCCTCTGTGCAGCTGTGGCAGGGGATCGTGGCAGCAGGGTATGGAAATGGACAGGTGCGTCTGTATGACGCCAGCACAGGAGCCCTCCACATCCAGATCAATGCCCACGCCCGGACTGTTTCTGCCCTGGACCTGGCTCCAGAGGTGGGCAAG CTACTGTCTGCAGCTGAGGACACCTTTGTGCACATCTGGAAGCTGAACAGAAACCCAGAGAGTGGCTCTATTGAG GTGGAACACTGCCACGGAGAATGTGTTTCTGACACCCAGGTGTGTGGCGCTCGGTTCTGTGACCCATCGGGCAGCTCCTTTGCTGTGACAGGTTATGACCTTGCTGAGATCCTGAGATTTGGCAGTGTCTGA